aagcactagccgaagcacaagataaacaattaagcttagCAAGTAAGTAAAAGgccaagaatgataccacacggggagacgaagatttcaccggagttccacctattggggtcggtgtacgtTTCCGTTTGGatgagtgctctaccacaaaggtagaggcgccacaaaggctcactctattctccaactcaccacaccacaaaggtgggatgagctctcacaacaccactcTAGTAAAGGTGAGGTAagttccactagtggcttccttgagggcgaatgccgaacccttacaaacaaggagaagggcacaactccacaacttaattggaggctccttcctgaatcctcaagcacctcctcacaagattggaggccttgaagagacaccttctggccagggatcccaaaatctcaagagtaacaaaatccacaaaggaaacaaggggaatcaacctTTTGCTTTGGTGAAACCATAGATCTAGATTTTATCTTCCAAttctcaaagaatcaacaagagGGGAGCtctatggagggagatctagCACTTTAAAACTTTAGAAATGGTGTGGAGAGAGTTGGGCTTCGGATAAGTTCATCCCGAGGTAGGGGATGACTATTTATGGGGGTCCCgaaatctaaccgttatgcactgaGTCTGCCGGGAGTGGAGgtaggccggaagttccggtaccccggaagttccgcccttGTTCTGGTCCAACCTCCGGAAAACCATGCTCTAGTCAGTAGCGTCGTGGAGCTGGTCCGGAGGAAGGGTGGAAGTTCCGCCCTGCCGAAGGTTGGCTGGAAGTTCCGGACCTGGCAACAGACCTGGTAACACAGCTAGACTTTGGGTGGCTCTCTCTCGCAcgggtaggctttatgtgggtgcaaatacGATAGTTtatgtacgtgaagttgattcagtcattaccttcccatgtggactccctcttaatagtacggagttcctacgactcaatcaAACcaaaaaagccgctaaacaccgctacgcttctttcctttttgagggcaacgaactgtcttgtgccatttgatctcaaatctgaaacactcgagcacacggttagtccatgtgtcatgttgtcattaacgccaaaacacttagggagagaaatgccctttcaggTTGGGTGATGAAAATGAATAGAGGATACATAAGACATACTTGAGTCCAGTGAATTGGTCGATCCAATCCATCTATGCTGCAACCAACGATCTACAACGGCCATCGCAAAAGTCGCCTCTGACTcgcctcttctcctctccttccgTTCAGACTTGAAACAGGATATTGATGAAGTGTTGACTGGTAGATGGAAAGGCCCACGCTATATGAGAGAGCAAAATAGGGTCAGGTCATGTGGAAACCCATTAGGAGTCCTAAGTAGACAAGTGGGTCGAGGCAAATAACAACCTAGCACCTTACATGCAGGCCCGACCAGTCAGATTCCCTGTCAAATGCCTTAATCCGGTTGATTGGGTTATGTAAAAAATGTACCCAAAAACATGTGGCAAGCAGATGATAATGCGATATTGGTCGTGCCCATTGAAATCCTAGCCCCAaagtggttttgtgaaatttactatGTATCCTTTGATCGTTTCTACAACATCAATGCATCCATCTCACTACGGCCAGTGCACGCTCACAGCCTACCAAAGTAAGAGCCTGTTGGGAAAGAAAGGCATTTTTAGAGGTTTAGCTTATTATGCATTTTCTAGAGGTGTTTGAAACAAAAGGTGAAAACAATACCCATTCCTTAGGTTTTCGATTGACTGATTTTACCTTAACACTCCAACCTATTCTTGTGTTGTCATATTTCTGTGTTTTGTATCCCTAGATTTAGCCACTTTAGAggatcacttttttttttgactcaAAAAGATCACATTTTAATATCTAGATTATTGtaccaagcaaaaaaaaaggttcttTGTTTGGATGATTGGAACTTTTTTGGTGTACTAATGCTACTTTACGGCTCTAGACATTCTTATGGCCAAGGTTAGCCAACTTATGGCAAACAAAATCTTGATCAACATTATGGATAGCTAAATTTTTAGGAAACCCGTCTCTCTCTCGTCTCCTCCCGTACCGTCTCGAAGCCTCTCTCCAGAAAAAGCGAACAGGGGTCCGTCCGTGGGGTTGGTGACCGCCGCCAGCGAGGCCGTGGTTCCCCATCGCCTCCGAGCGTCGATTCGGCGCCGGGAGGTGGAGGGGAACTCGGATCTCCGCTCGCTGGGGGCTGTAGTCCTAGGTTTGTCTAGGTTTAGGGTTCTTGGGTGCGGTGGTGAGGCGAGGGCAGCGCCGCCTCATATGAATAAGTCcctccggcctcctcctcgtgtgTGCGGCGTTGGCCTCGGCGTCGTTCGCGGGCTGGTGAGGGCGGGGCACCCGCGGTCTGGAGCTCCAGGTGTGTGGCGACCTGATTTTGGGGTCGAGATGTGGGCGCCCGTCGCTTCGGCGCGTGGTGGTACCCGCGTCTCTCTTCGGAAGGTTCTCGGTGCTGACTGTTGGCGAGCTGGACGGGAGGTGGTTGGATCCGGCTGCCTCGGGCGAGGCGGCGTGGCAGCGAGCCCGGATCCGGGGCGAGTGAAGCTCGGAGAGCGTTTCTGTCTTGGAAATCGCCTCCGGCCGATGTGCTTTGCGAGTTCAGATCCTGCTCTTCGGGGTAGGTGGCGACTGCGGCCACTCAAAGCTTCAAGCGAAGGGCTTCCTCCGATCCTTGGATTGAGGTTACCGGCGTCTGTCACCTCtctcgacggcgacggcggtagAGGTGTTCAACGCGCGGTGCTTCATGCGTTGGAGAAGAGGACCAAGGAATCCGttgctttttgttttgatATGGTTTTCTTCGATGGTTGGTTCAGTCAGTACAGCTGTATGTATCCTTCCGATCTGTTCTCTGTACTTGTACTCCTACATGTATTGTTTTCCTACTCGTATAAATACAGATAAGCGTATGCCTACTGGCGTATGccttcaaaaataataattaggAAACCCGGTTCAAACCAAATAGCCCCTTACCCTGAGAGTAGGTAAGAAGCACCAAACGAAGTCATCGTTGCCAAACCTCCATGGCACCATCCACCACGGCCCCGGCTGGTTGCCGTACAGTCAGTCCCAACGCTGATCAGATGCTGCCTCAACCGATCTAGTTCGCATCGGCTACTGCCCAACAACGGCTTTGCAATAGAAGTCGCGCCATGAGGTAATTTTTGCGTCCGCAGAAGGAGCAGTCAGGCAGTCAACCACACCTGATGATGCAAGGGCTAGCCGCCTTTGAATGATGATAATCCATCGTTGCAGAAGAAGAGCCAACCCAAAACCAACCGGTTGGACGACAGTGGATACAGTAGCCAGCCAGACGTACCACCATAAGCTCCTAGTACCACTATGATCATGCATTGTCACGTTGGTGACAGTCTATCCAGAAAAATACTATTCCCTCCTATCATAattatttgtcaaaatattacatgtatctagacgctttttaaacatagatacattcatattttagcaaatttgagacatgtaatatggatcggagagagtactgaTATTCGTGGgaccaccccccccccccccccccccccccccgccgcAACCAGTAACCTCGTTTGGCAAGAGTGTGTTAGAGGGTGTTGGGGAGTATTTTAGGGAGAGTGTTTGGTGAAAATACACCCTTCACCAAATACCCTGGAATACCCTTCATTTTAATACTCTACAATCCCTCTGTTCAAATTTGCTGTTTGATAGACAGGGAATCAGTCAAGCAGATTATTGTTGTATTTTAAGGAGAACCAGAGCTACATTCGATTGAAGCAACAAAGATTCATTTTTTACTTGCATATTGAGCAGAGAGTTCAAGGATCACTTCATCACAAATTCTGATGCATCATTACACTAACTCAGGCTTACACATAATATCTGTTCCAGGTATATTTCACTAAAAATTAAAGGAGTAATAGGTAAATAAACAACATAGTAAGAAAGTTACGACCATGCCTTAAATCTTGTGCCATGAGATTTTTAGCAGGCATAAACAAAACACCAATTACAGTAATGACAAGCCTACTTTGTAGCTCAACAATTACTTGCTACAGAAAAGACTACTTCCGTCATCAGACTTTCCTACTCACTTCCCTCTCAGCTTTTTAAGGTCTGTGAGATCTGCAATCAAACAAAGCTTAACTAAATCAGAAGATCTGTAATCAAACAAGGCTTAAATTAAATCAAATAGAGCACAGAAGTTCTGGTTGCCACTTTTTTCAAATGATAGAATCATTTCTTAGTTCATGCCAAATTTTTTGACCGTCAACAAAGACTTTGAAGTCTAAATTGTGTGAAAACACCGAAGGTTTCTAAGAGGCTAGCTAAAGTTCTGCAACAGTGCACTAGGATTTCAGAAAACTGAGTAGCAGTCCATATGGTCTTGGTCTTTATTAAAAAGTCAGTTCAATTCTGATATAGATGATAGAGTAAATTACTTTGTATTACAGAAAATGCAAACTATGGAACATGCAAAGGCTGGTAATCATCCGAAGACAAAAAGGACATTTCCTGAAATTACCAAGTACTAAACCCTGACCACCAGGTCGCTATCAATAGTCATGCTAAATTTATTAGTCAGGCTGCAGTTTTAGATGCTAAACATACACTCTTCCAAATCATACTAATCAGACATGTCGAAATTGAATGGAATCACTAATCAAGCATCTAACATGAACATTCAAACTCTACTCCTGTGGTTCAGTGTGCTtccaaaatttacaaattACAGAAACAGTACGCTTTGTTTCCCAGTCGATCTATTTCTTCGGATCTCATAGCCAGAGGCTGACTAGAACAATAGCACCATGTTGTCTATGGAGCTATTGTGGAAGGAGGCGGTGTTGGGGggtggccggaggcggcgatggGAGGCGGATCAGGAAGGCCTCATTACCCAAAcggggagaaggagaggggaagaagaggaccCACATCTCACTACTGCCTTCCCTTCCCAACCACGCCGCCGTAGAGCAGATCCACGGCTTCGTCCAGCACGAGCTGCTTCGGTTGGATTTGGGGAAGAATCAAGTTGGAAAGAAGAGCAAGAACGCTAGAAATTACaggtgggaggaggagacgacggaGACAAACCTCTGGCGAAAAATTCCAGCCTCACGACCTGACGAGGAGCGGCGAGGTCAGGAGATCGAGACGGTGGCAGGACCGGCGGCGACTGGACTCGTTGGAGTCGCCAGGACTTGTCACAGactcgtcggcgccgcccgaggattcgccggccgccgcggaaCGGTCGCCGGCGCGGGTTCGATGGCTCGAAGGCGGGGCGCCGGGGTCGAGCTTCGTCTCCTCCCCTGATCCCCTCGCGTGAGAGCTTGCTGCGCTGCGCCGCCGGTTCGAGGGGAAAAAACGCGATCCCCTCCTCGCGTCTCGAAAACAAGCCCGAACGAGGTGTATTTTGCGTTTTACCCGGGCTTACATTACATCTCAAAACGGGGATGCCAAACAGGACGCAAGTGGATCTGTGAAGTATAAAACGTACCGGGCCGGTAAATTACACCGGTTTTTATCTAAAATCGCCTAATCGAATAAACTAGTATGTTCTACAAGTTCTCCGTTCATAAAGAAAATTACGGTGGCAGCTGCTTCCAAGTGCTGCATGCCTGTATCTATACACTTCCAAATGATTTAGATTTGCATCTCTTTtcaaactactccctccgtttcatattaagtgactcaaatttgcccaggtatgaatgtatctatgcctaaaaaaccaCTTACAAATGCGCAACATAACAGGAAACTTCAAGACCGGTTCAGAAACCAGAAAGTTGTCTGGAAACCTGAGCATGTATTTCAGAAAATGAGTTCGACCAGAAACTCAACCAATTGCAATTTCTCAACTGAAGTTGAGATAAGGTTTCTCTAACAATTTCCGTTTTGATAAATGCTAGGGATAACTGTGTTAAGAAATACGAGCAATTCTTTTTAGAAAGGAGACATGAACTGGGAAaataattcaaattcaaagtATTTTAAACGGAAAAACTTTCTATAAACCAAGATTCAACATGCTGTCACATAAATTATTCCCTTTATAAACCAATTACAGAGGAGAAAGATGAAATGAAATATACGAGCAACCATTCATCAAACCACTAAATTGTTTCCAgtgatgaacctgcacaaGGCAAACAATTCTGTCAGAAAAAAGATGTTTAAACTATTGTACTGTATATTCTTCAATCAgccaaaaaagagaaagtaGTCAAATGAACTTCCTTATGAATGAACATAATGCACGAGGTTTGCCAATGGGGTAGATAAGGTTGCTAAAGTGTGCTTAAGTTGAGAAAGGCTGCTGCAAGAGTTACCAAATGACAATAAATCGGATCAAAATCATGTAGATACAACGAGAGTTTAACGATCACAACAaaatgtcaaaaaataaaatagatagGAAACTAGGTATTGATTGCTTGAAAGCTGATTAAGTCAATCGACTATTGTCCAAAAGAAACAATATCACAAATGATGACAGAGTTAATgcaccaagaaaaaaaaatagggatAAGGGGATTTCGTGGAGTCAAATCAACAAGTACGAGTGATGGCATTGCATGGAACCAATGTATCGGTAACCAAGACTAGAAAATGATACTTACCTACTTACAAATTCAAAAAGCCTTCTTCACATCTGTCCACTAAATCCGAAAATATCAGGGATGTCTCCACTGCTTCCAATGCTGTGACTCAAGCTGTTAGTTGGAGATTCAACCTCATCCACTGCAAAGCGGTTTGGGATGCAAGTACCTTTCCCAACAAACCCAAGATTCTTTCCTCGTCCTTGATCAGGCAATTTCCCAAGAGCAACATTGGAACTCTGGAAGCTAGATGAACTGGACACTGGATGACTTGGCCCAATAGTATTCCTATAATTGTCAACATTTTGCAGAGACCAGCCACCAGTGACATCATTTGGACTCTGCAGAAAACCAAACTGTGCATTTCTTGGCTGAGAAGACAGCAATCCAGAGTCCATAGGGCTGCTACCACAGATATAGCCGAAGCTTTGGTTAAGAGAGTCAGTGCTCTCAGTTTTTAGAACACCTGGTGGTTTAGAGCCCACTCCAATAGAACTATTATTAACCAGATACGGAATGTTCCCAGTTTGAAAGTTACTTATTCCTTGTGATGGCATCACATTGGAGTTGTGATTCATGAGACCAGGAAGATTTCCACCGTGGCTGTTACTGAATGGCTGACTGGTTGAAGCTTGATTAATCAGATCAATCCCACCTAACAGATTGTTTGATTGTTGAGAATTTGGGAGAGCAGGCTCAGGCTTCATGGATGGAGGAATGGTTGTTAGAAAACCTGACTGATTAGGAGAGAGACCCTCACTAGCTGGAAAAGTGTTTAATGACTGAGATGGCATAGCTATTCCAGAAGGTTTGACATCTAGAGCATGGAGGGTTCCTGACAGCATGGTATCTGGCTGCTGTTGCAATTCATGCAAGACGATATTGCTATTCTGGGAATTATTCACATTTCCCAGTGTGCTGGTTGAATCTGCCATACCAAGTTTGTTATTGGGCCAAGCTGAAAAAGAAGGCAATCTTCCAACTGTAGGGCTGCTTTGTGGGAATGCCCCATATGAATTATTCTGGCACTTGAATATGGGCTGACCAAATGctatttctctctctccttggGGTTTATTTCCTTTGACTGCAGCGAGTCGTAATGATGACTGGTCCCTTCCAGGCAACACCATGCTGGTCGTAGTTCGTCCTAGGAGCTCATCCTGCAAAGCAGCCAGAGCTTGAGGAGGGATCTGACCTGAAGCAGCCAAAGCTTGGAAATCAAGTCCTCCTAATGAGGCCACTTGAGCACTAGAAGCAGGGGTACAATATGGATTGGTTATTCCTGCATGATGCTGAGCAATTCTCTTCAGATACAATCTGAATTTCTGCagattgaagaaaaaaaaatgcaatgtGTCAGCATGTTTACCGCAGAAAACTGACAAAGTTAATGCAAGGAAATAAACTCAGCATACTGATTGGCTGATAACAAACAGTAAGTTTCAACTTATATATGATGAATTCTagttagggcatctccaacaagGTACCAGCTAGTAGAGGTACTaaattttctctctcttttttaatgtgtttcattttttcaggacccacatgtcatcttCTTTGCTGTCTTGGTATCCGTGTAGTACCTGTTACTTCTTCAGGTAACCATTACTTAGTTGTGGCATTCCTCTCTCCTCCATATTGGCCACTAATTTTTTGGTGCCCGTGTAGTACCCCTTGTTGAGGATGCCCTTAGCCATCTCCAAAAATATTGCCAAAAAAGGTTATTTTGTGTTCTCACATTATTTTCTCAGTTAAAAAATCTAGAACCTGATACAAACTAAATTTTAGAGCAAACGAGTGGAGCAGCCCTGTAGTTACTAAAGTCTCAGAAAGTCCAAGCTAATTCTGAGAATAAGCCCTTAATTTGTATTGACTAAATTGAAATCCTTAGAGCAACATTGAGGTATAAATGTACATGCTTACTTAGAATCGTAGACAATGCTAAAAGTCCAATATATCATGCTCATTATGGATATAAAAAGGTAATGAAGGCATAACCAAACCTGCAAATGGCTGGCAACATTTTCCCTAGTTAAACCAGGGACATTCATCAACTCCAAAATTTTCTTGGGAACAGCTTCTgtacaaaaattataaaaaaaagtcaaacacAAAAGTGGAAAGATCTGGCGTACTTCTAAAGCACAGGTGTTCAACAGTAACCAAAATTGCTCATCAGAAACAATCTAGAAGGCATTTATAATTGGCAAAACCTACTTACAATAATTTACTCATAGATAAGAAAGTTGACAAAAAACAAGGTGCAAACAATCGCTAGGCGTAAATTCCTACTTTTGCCTCTGCCTAGCGCCTATCTCACCATGGCAAAAATTAAGGAGTACAAAAGCAGGTACCAAAAGCTTACTGTCTATTCCAAGGTGATTGACCGCATTTACAAACTGTTGATGGAGCTCAACTGACCAAACTACTCTTGGTTTCTTGGAAGAATTAGAAGGATCTCCACTTTCTAGTTCACTGTCATCCTCTTCTTTATCCCGTTTCTTTTTCTGAGATTTCCAGCTATCATCAGCTCCATCATTTATAGAGGAAGCATACTCATTATCATTATTTGCTGGCCTGTTCCGATCTGTATCATCTAGGCTACCTGAATGCTCATGCTCCTTGTTTCCACTAAACTTTTTCCTTACAACATGTTGCCAGATGTTTTTCAACTCTTCCATTCTGACAGGTTTAATCAAATAATCACATGCTCCATGTTTTATTCCTTTCATTACAATATCTGTCCTTGAATCAGCAGACATCACTGAAATTTCATCAACAATCTTTAATACTGCTTCCCATTTATTGGTAAACATACATaatagaaaataataatatttaCTTACTAATAACTGGAAGATCCATCTCAAGGCCTACAAGTTCAAGTAACCTGAATCCATCCATGTCAGGCATGTGAACATCACTAATTATAACATCAAAACCACGCCTGTTCTCTCGCAGCATACTTAATGCTCTTGTGGACTGAGAACAAGTTGTAGctgcacaagaaaaaaatgattatAATGTGTCTAAATATAGccgaaagaaaagaaaaaaaagtctaTAGCATGCAACAAGATGTAAGAAAATCCAACCTACTGCATGTGCCCTTATGTAGAACCTCCAAACTATCCATATGAAGTTCCAAAAGCTTTAACCCTGAAGCTCCTAGGGCAATCTACCTATAGGACTACCTAGTAAATACACTACGAATGAATAggaaaattaaacaaaaaccTAAGCACATACAAGCATGCAGCATGACGTAAGAAGCTCCAATCTATTGCATGTATTATTACGTATAACCTCCAAACAACCCATATGAAGGTTTAAATAATTTAACCTGGAAGCTCCTAGGGCATGTTACCCATAAAAATATCTAGTAAATACACTACTTATGAAATCGGAAAATTAAGTGATAGTAATAACAGCACCACAACAAAATAAGGAGCCACTGAGTGCATAACTTACACGTCTGTACATTCGCACCACATGGGGCTAAGCAAACACAAACATAAAGAACAAGGATTATGCTCAAATTATAGATACAGCATTTTTCAATGAGCCGAGAATGGATACAGCAATGCTGTCTGGGTTATATTGACAGTGCATTACAGTAATACTAACTGTGGGGAGGCTATCCTAGTATGTCCCAGATTGATGTGATGACCCTGAAAAGAACCGAGGTCTACACCAACAATTTACAATCATTTGGCCTAAACACGAATATATATGACCAAGACATTGCACGTGTTATTTTCCAAGCTCAGGTGAATACCCAGAATCTAATCCTAATTCTTCTACTAAAGGGTTAAGCATTCCGAAATAGAAGCAACAATAGACATGAGCCTGCTCAGATTATTCTCATACAACGAATCCACTCAGATCTCCAACATGATCACAAGTTcttatgcatatatatgtcaCAAATCCATTCCCAGATATAGAAATCCGGGAAAAGGAAACACAATTTATAGATAACAGAAGATTTTACAAGACCGTTCTAAATCTCCTAGAATCACGGAAATAGCGAAGCAAACTCCTAAGCGTGAGCCTTCCAACTCCggacaaattaaaacacaaaCGCACACAACTGGTATGAAGCAGCGAAACTTATTAGGTGCCAAACTTGAGCAACCGAATCAACCGAAACTAATCAGGTCGCACCAGAAGAACACGATGTCAC
This is a stretch of genomic DNA from Brachypodium distachyon strain Bd21 chromosome 1, Brachypodium_distachyon_v3.0, whole genome shotgun sequence. It encodes these proteins:
- the LOC100821963 gene encoding two-component response regulator ORR21 codes for the protein MAPPEEAGGGEFPVGMKVLVVDDDPTCLAVLKQMLVQCRYDATTCSQSTRALSMLRENRRGFDVIISDVHMPDMDGFRLLELVGLEMDLPVIMMSADSRTDIVMKGIKHGACDYLIKPVRMEELKNIWQHVVRKKFSGNKEHEHSGSLDDTDRNRPANNDNEYASSINDGADDSWKSQKKKRDKEEDDSELESGDPSNSSKKPRVVWSVELHQQFVNAVNHLGIDKAVPKKILELMNVPGLTRENVASHLQKFRLYLKRIAQHHAGITNPYCTPASSAQVASLGGLDFQALAASGQIPPQALAALQDELLGRTTTSMVLPGRDQSSLRLAAVKGNKPQGEREIAFGQPIFKCQNNSYGAFPQSSPTVGRLPSFSAWPNNKLGMADSTSTLGNVNNSQNSNIVLHELQQQPDTMLSGTLHALDVKPSGIAMPSQSLNTFPASEGLSPNQSGFLTTIPPSMKPEPALPNSQQSNNLLGGIDLINQASTSQPFSNSHGGNLPGLMNHNSNVMPSQGISNFQTGNIPYLVNNSSIGVGSKPPGVLKTESTDSLNQSFGYICGSSPMDSGLLSSQPRNAQFGFLQSPNDVTGGWSLQNVDNYRNTIGPSHPVSSSSSFQSSNVALGKLPDQGRGKNLGFVGKGTCIPNRFAVDEVESPTNSLSHSIGSSGDIPDIFGFSGQM